One stretch of Archocentrus centrarchus isolate MPI-CPG fArcCen1 chromosome 5, fArcCen1, whole genome shotgun sequence DNA includes these proteins:
- the LOC115779812 gene encoding green-sensitive opsin produces MAWDGGLEPNGTEGKNFYIPMNNKTGVVRSPFEYPQYYLADPWVFKLFALYIFFLIITGFPINFLTLVVTAQNKKLRQPLNFILVNLAVAGLIMVMFGFTVTIYSSLQGYFSLGPMSCAIEGFMATLGGQVSLWSLVVLAIERYIVVCKPMGSFKFTATHAGVGCAFTWLMAMASAAPPLFGWSRYLPEGLQVSCGPDYYTLAPGYNNESYVIYLFTCHFCVPVFTIFFTYGNLVFTVKAAASQQQDSASTQKAEKEVTRMCILMVLGFLFAWTPYASFAAWIFFNKGAAFTPLAMAIPAFFSKTSALYNPIIYILMNKQFRSCILAAVGMGSMVEDETSVSASKTEVSSVS; encoded by the exons ATGGCATGGGATGGAGGACTTGAGCCCAATGGCACAGAGGGCAAAAACTTCTACATCCCCATGAACAACAAGACGGGGGTTGTGAGGAGTCCATTTGAATATCCACAGTATTATTTGGCAGATCCATGGGTCTTCAAATTGTTTGCTCTCTATATATTTTTCTTGATCATTACTGGATTCCCCATCAACTTTCTGACACTGGTGGTCACTGCTCAGAACAAGAAACTCCGGCAACCTCTCAACTTTATCCTGGTTAACTTAGCTGTGGCTGGACTGATCATGGTCATGTTTGGATTCACAGTCACCATTTATTCTTCTCTCCAAGGCTATTTCTCCTTGGGACCTATGAGTTGCGCTATTGAAGGATTCATGGCTACACTTGGAG GTCAGGTGTCTCTGTGGTCTCTTGTGGTTCTGGCTATTGAGAGATACATTGTGGTCTGTAAACCCATGGGAAGTTTCAAATTTACAGCTACCCATGCAGGAGTAGGTTGTGCATTCACATGGCTCATGGCTATGGCATCTGCTGCCCCCCCTCTCTTTGGTTGGTCAAG GTATCTTCCTGAGGGACTTCAAGTCTCCTGTGGACCGGATTACTACACTCTGGCCCCAGGCTACAACAACGAATCTTATGTCATCTACTTGTTCACCTGCCACTTCTGTGTTCCAGTCTTCACCATTTTCTTCACCTATGGAAATTTAGTGTTTACAGTGAAGGCT GCTGCAAGCCAACAGCAGGACTCAGCTTCTACCCAGAAAGCTGAGAAGGAAGTGACACGTATGTGCATCCTGATGGTTCTGGGCTTCCTCTTTGCCTGGACCCCATATGCTTCCTTTGCTGCATGGATCTTCTTCAACAAGGGAGCTGCATTCACACCTTTAGCCATGGCTATCCCTGCCTTCTTCTCAAAGACCTCAGCATTGTACAATCCCATCATCTACATTCTGATGAACAAACAG TTTCGTAGCTGCATACTTGCAGCAGTTGGAATGGGCAGTATGGTTGAGGATGAGACCTCGGTATCAGCCAGCAAGACAGAAGTCTCCTCTGTTTCCTAA